A genomic segment from Hippoglossus stenolepis isolate QCI-W04-F060 chromosome 3, HSTE1.2, whole genome shotgun sequence encodes:
- the LOC118103177 gene encoding uncharacterized protein LOC118103177 — MGCWLSGPWMGDQTMSGRSLANLSQRDALRILAASQHPITMQIKGQRGCGTEADRGAWEPLPLNLQHLNLPLPVMGAGHNASSPSYQDRHYYSHLSLPQDHCDRGRYSYLSSSPGDTVDIGHQDPELSGRRPKEQNCLMRCCNTNLEEQNRCHSQTDDEDFMLEKPMGFLPLHHELDSGLGWTDGSLHQGDLSGLETEEGGLEDCHSHGVLAPGSCGGFGGGGSPSSESFISSELSDSGFYSVSTGEFRHFQRLLEKRMRLYNARLQHQGEPCERRERRDSCPKSHRELLEAIPEALTMQPQSQHLQVGMEEAGPVMDLPPRGLFRVSSVQFHKADRPCLNRHSSSSGALFNPSHAHAAVSRMTAPILSTCSTPTSHRRTLVPIQQHHQGSSSVGMLRRSRTLHHRPPPHEYRRRASHPASPSYCAATLHHCGGVTPQHVLPPGLPEEGELEAGVMSSHPATLAISPQQHSTALGHMRPAEAHERCYDNSSQISHHDWWHSQERAMMPQTMLTERDREIERELEQQRQLQKELELKREREAQIQEEMDRERQQELERSRAREQQHLQNLVHPSQAGDVNDTWPKPASRQSQGCGGGRGLYSTLEGYIGPGAGAAAGWEAKKGHINATSSPNPSCGPKFTPSSKPNPNSRMARNQLLRDRASQLADERSGMSTDEETNTDILMGRYWSRTERREHFLLAREQRQQQQLQARGMAIREVVGRGGIITGGGGATFSDAGMLDSRGVGPFADGRCNTVLELSQKKLSRLRNRKLLDDWTTVEELLSHGNRLDSHGDMLCPSSLLTVTTV; from the exons ATGAGTGGGCGGAGTCTAGCAAACCTGAGCCAGCGGGATGCTCTGCGAATCCTGGCGGCCAGTCAGCATCCAATCACCATGCAGATCAAGGGTCAGAGGGGGTGTGGCACCGAGGCAGACAGGGGAGCGTGGGAGCCCCTCCCCCTCAATCTGCAGCACCTCAACCTGCCCCTACCAGTGATGGGGGCGGGACATAACGCATCAAGCCCCTCCTACCAGGACAG ACATTACTACAGCCACCTGTCTCTGCCACAAGATCACTGCGATAGAGGACGGTACAGCTACCTGTCCAGCTCCCCTGGGGACACTGTGGACATCGGCCACCAG GATCCAGAACTGAGCGGTCGTCGACCAAAGGAGCAGAACTGTCTGATGAGATGTTGCAATACCAACCTGGAAGAACAGAATCGCTGCCACAGTCAG ACTGATGATGAAGACTTCATGCTGGAGAAGCCAATGGGCTTCCTGCCTCTGCACCATGAGCTGGACAGTGGGCTGGGTTGGACTGATGGCTCCCTCCACCAGGGGGACCTCTCGGGGCTGGAGACTGAGGAGGGAGGCCTGGAGGACTGTCATTCACATGGGGTCCTTGCCCCAGGCAGTTGTGGGGGCTTCGGGGGCGGTGGCTCTCCCTCATCTGAGTCCTTTATCTCCTCAGAGCTCAGCGACTCTGGCTTCTACAGCGTTAGCACCGGTGAATTCAGGCACTTCCAGAGGCTCCTGGAGAAGCGAATGCGGCTGTACAATGCCAGGCTGCAACATCAGGGCGAACCCTGTGAGAGGCGGGAGCGGCGTGACAGTTGCCCCAAGAGTCACCGTGAGCTGCTGGAGGCCATTCCTGAGGCGCTGACCATGCAGCCACAGAGTCAGCACCTGCAGGTCGGGATGGAGGAAGCTGGGCCCGTCATGGACCTCCCACCCCGCGGACTTTTCAG GGTTTCATCGGTCCAGTTCCATAAGGCAGATCGACCCTGTCTGAACCGGCACAGCTCCAGCAGTGGAGCCCTCTTCAATCCTTCTCATGCTCACGCTGCAGTCTCACGAATGACTGCTCCGAtcctctccacctgcagcaccCCCACCAGCCACAGGAGAACACTGGTACCAATACAGCAGCACCATCAAGGCTCCAGCTCAGTGGGGATGCTGAGGAGAAGCCGAACGCTGCACCATCGTCCTCCCCCACACGAGTATCGACGCAGGGCCAGTCACCCAGCATCCCCTTCTTACTGTGCAGCAACCCTGCATCACTGCGGAGGTGTCACGCCACAACACGTCCTGCCACCAGGTCTGCCAGAGGAAGGTGAGCTAGAGGCCGGTGTGATGTCTTCCCACCCAGCGACCCTGGCCATCTCACCCCAGCAACATTCCACCGCTCTGGGGCACATGAGACCTGCTGAAGCCCATGAGCGATGCTACGACAACAGCAGCCAGATCTCTCACCATGACTGGTGGCACTCACAAGAAAGAGCCATGATGCCTCAGACAATGCTGACAGAAAGGGACAGAGAGATCGAGAGGGAACTAGAACAACAAAGGCAACTGCAGAAGGAGTTAGAGctaaagagggagagggaggcacagattcaggaggagatggacagagagaggcagcaggagctggagaggagccgagccagggagcagcagcacctCCAGAACCTGGTTCACCCTTCTCAGGCTGGAGACGTCAACGACACCTGGCCTAAACCAGCTAGTCGACAGTCCCAGGGTTGCGGAGGAGGCAGAGGGCTTTACAGCACCCTGGAGGGCTACATCGGccctggtgctggtgctgctgctggatgggAGGCAAAGAAAGGACACATTAATGCGACGTCAAGCCCTAATCCCAGTTGTGGTCCAAAATTTACCCCAAGCTCCAAACCCAACCCGAACTCTCGGATGGCCAGGAACCAGCTCCTGAGGGACCGGGCATCTCAGCTGGCGGATGAACGCAGCGGGATGAGCACTGATGAGGAGACCAACACTGACATCCTGATGGGTCGTTACTGGAGTcgaacagagaggagggaacaCTTCCTGTTGGCTCgtgagcagaggcagcagcagcagctgcaggcccGAGGAATGGCTATACGAGAAGTTGTCGGCAGAGGAGGAATCAtcacaggtggaggaggagccacTTTTAGTGATGCAGGAATGCTGGACAGCAGGGGAGTTGGACCTTTTGCAGATGGACGGTGCAACACCGTCCTGGAGCTGAGTCAGAAGAAACTGAGTCGTTTGAggaacaggaagctgctggatGACTGGACGACAGTAGAGGAGCTGCTGTCTCATGGGAACAGGTTGGACAGCCACGGGGACATGTTGTGTCCCAGCTCCCTGCTGACGGTCACCACTGTCTAA